In Clostridia bacterium, the sequence TCTTCAGGGGTAAAACTCTTCTCACAGTCAAAGTCATAGTAAAACCCGTTATCAATGGCAGGCCCAATCGCCAGTTTAGTACCCGGAAACAATCTCTGCACCGCTTGGGCCATAATATGGGCGGAGCTGTGCCGGTACACTTCCTGCCCTTCAGGATCATCAAAGGTCAAGAATTCTACTCTGCCGTCCGTATCCGGTACAAAACTCAAATCTTTCAATTGGCCGTTCCACTTGGCCACCAGTGCTTCTTTCGCTAATCTGGGATGAATAGACTTGGCTATGTCAAGCAAGGATAACCCTTTTGCGAAAGCTTTTTGGCTGCCGTCTTTCAATTCCACCGTAATATGTTCCATCACTTCCACACCTCCTACAAAAATAAAATTCCTCGCCTGCTTGGGACGAGGAATTACTCGCGGTTCCACCCAAATTGAAGCATACGCTTCCCCTTTGGAGACCTTAACGCGGTCAAACGACAGGGGATACTGGACACTTTCACCCCTGCTGCTCCGGGGCGGTTTTCCTTAAGCCTCCGGTGGAATGGCTTGCAGCCAGGGCCATTCCTCTCTGGCACCGTACAAACTTAAGTACTCTCCCCATCATCACTTCTACCAGTATCAGGTTTTTGATTAATTATAATAAAGCATGAAATGAAAGTCAATGTGAAAAATGAATAATCACCAGCTGGACCAGGCCGATGATAAAACCGATAACGCCTCCCAAGACCTCAATGTGTCTTAGCTCCTTTGCCGCCACTTGCAGGACCAGCTGCTCCAACTGCCGCCAGTCCATCTGGTTCACCTTGTCTTCCACCAGGCGGGAAAGATCTATATTTTGTTTAATCCCGGTTAAAGCATGGGAAGTGACTTGCCGCATGAGCTCCGGACCCTGATGGTGTACCAGGTTAGCCACTAAATTGCCAATAACCGCTTTCACCGGATCAGGAATGAGATTGGGCAGGGAGTTTACCACCCCGGCACTGGCTTTGGCGGCCAACAAGTCAAGCAGCTGTTCGTTTTGGATTTCCTGGGACAGGTGTTCCGTCAACTCATCGATAGAAATTAGCTCTTTTTCGATAATCTCCCCTAAAGACCTGGCTATTTCTTTCTTACGCTTCGGAATAACACCTTGGATAGTCAACTTGGTTAACGAAATGGTAACCGGTTCATGGGGACGAAACAGCATTTTCACTGCCAGGTAATTGGTAAACCAACCGATTAAAGCCCCTGTGACAGGTGCGAGCCATAAAGCCGGGTTCATATTTTCTCCTCTTTTGTCCGCGAAATTTCGTCAATAGCATAACAAACCGGGCCGTTTCAATCAAGATAAACAAAAGCAGGCCGAAGCCTGCCGGTCATGGTTTTTTGTTGTGTTTTCTATAATTGGCACATTTGGCACACCCGCGGCACAAAGATACCCGCTCTGCAAAAACGCTTTCAATAGTGTGGACGGTACTCATGACACCGCCGGGATCCGGCAGATGAAGGATGATGTGTCTTGGTGCCAGGGTAATCAATGTACTAATCAACAAGTCCTCATAACTCAGCTCATGTTCCGCCAATTCCGCCACAAAACTCTCCAAATAATCGCTCTTGATTATATTGTCACAGCTGTCATAAAGTTGAAACAAACCGCTTGGTTGGATCAATACATTAACTCTTTCTATTCTTGGTTCTTGAATCTCGACAAAATACCGGAGCAATCTAATGAAATCATTGTACTCCTTTTCCG encodes:
- a CDS encoding DUF445 family protein → MNPALWLAPVTGALIGWFTNYLAVKMLFRPHEPVTISLTKLTIQGVIPKRKKEIARSLGEIIEKELISIDELTEHLSQEIQNEQLLDLLAAKASAGVVNSLPNLIPDPVKAVIGNLVANLVHHQGPELMRQVTSHALTGIKQNIDLSRLVEDKVNQMDWRQLEQLVLQVAAKELRHIEVLGGVIGFIIGLVQLVIIHFSH